From Blattabacterium cuenoti:
ATGGATAATGAAGCTTTAATAGATTCTTTTTCAGATTTTAAATATGAAAAAAATATAGATATAGTGAGTCTTATGGCCATTTTAGAAGAATCTATACGATGTGTTTTAAGAAAAAAATATGAATCGTCACAAAATTACGATATCATCGTTAATCCAGATCAAGGTGATTTAGAAATATGGAGAAATCGTATAGTAGTCCAGGATGGAAAAGTAAAAGATATAAATAAGGAAATAGAATTATCTATAGCTAGAAAAATAGAACCCGATTTTGAAATTGGAGAGGAAGTTACAGAAAAAGTAGAATTACAATCTTTGGGACGAAGAGCCATTTTATCTCTAAGACAAAATTTGCTTTCTAAAATTAACGAATATGACAACACAAACACTTATAAAAAATTTAAAAATAAAATAGGAGAAATTATTAATGTGGAAGTCTATCATATTTTGCCTAAACAAATAATTATGAGAGATGATGAACAAAACGAAATGGTTTTACCTAAACAAGAACAAATTCCAAGTGATTTTTTTAGAAAAGGAGATCCAGTTAGAGCTTTAGTTAAACGAGTAGACTGGAAAGAGAATAAACCTTTTGCTATTCTTACGAGAAAAGATGAATCTTTTTTAGAAGAGCTTTTTAAGATGGAAATACCAGAGGTTTCTGATGGTTTAATTACAGTAAAAAAAGTGGCACGTATTCCAGGAGAGAAAGCTAAAGTAGCGGTAGAATCTTATGATGATCGTATAGATCCAGTTGGAGCTTGTGTGGGAATGAAAGGGTCTAGAATTCATCCTATTGTCAGGGAATTAAAAAATGAAAATATAGATGTTATTAATTATACCTCTAATACACAATTATATATAACACGATCTTTAAGCCCTGCTAAAGTTTCTATGATGGAAATTAATGAAGAACATAAATATGTAAATGTATATGTAAAAATTGAAGAAATATCAAAAGCAATTGGAAAAGGGGGACAAAATATAAAATTAGCAAGTCAATTAACCGGATACAAAATT
This genomic window contains:
- the nusA gene encoding transcription termination factor NusA, yielding MDNEALIDSFSDFKYEKNIDIVSLMAILEESIRCVLRKKYESSQNYDIIVNPDQGDLEIWRNRIVVQDGKVKDINKEIELSIARKIEPDFEIGEEVTEKVELQSLGRRAILSLRQNLLSKINEYDNTNTYKKFKNKIGEIINVEVYHILPKQIIMRDDEQNEMVLPKQEQIPSDFFRKGDPVRALVKRVDWKENKPFAILTRKDESFLEELFKMEIPEVSDGLITVKKVARIPGEKAKVAVESYDDRIDPVGACVGMKGSRIHPIVRELKNENIDVINYTSNTQLYITRSLSPAKVSMMEINEEHKYVNVYVKIEEISKAIGKGGQNIKLASQLTGYKIHIFRDYPYEDDVELTEFSDEIESEVLEKFHKVGLNTAKSVLNYRKNDLSKRTNLEEKTINKVFTILRKEFEEELNINT